A window of the Phaseolus vulgaris cultivar G19833 chromosome 5, P. vulgaris v2.0, whole genome shotgun sequence genome harbors these coding sequences:
- the LOC137835858 gene encoding uncharacterized protein, which produces MEPPPSYSYSPFSFSVERHPQVQMHDPILFFLFFASLSSILFLSFSLFKRFSKRQHHTAQVPTLLPPQHAPKKKKKKPKKKRTDTQTPVEENTDSSSESALRLESASYYPFTSSSSFMQRKIKQQYDELVKCNHLKKLTLPQVVHFANSLVDARNELQHKADVIQRKFVITKALLCKADRSSFDRLHQQIYKLELEQKRLEEDAFVYNSLQQQLKLSPAYQKMLELGACMEKEKASGLGENRDDDFADISFEELLAREKKDSFWQKNGKSRLCSS; this is translated from the exons ATGGAGCCTCCACCTTCATATTCGTATTCCCCATTCTCATTCTCTGTTGAGCGCCACCCACAAGTACAAATGCACGATCCTAttcttttcttcctcttcttcgcATCCCTCTCTTCCATTCTcttcctctctttctctctcttcaaaCGTTTCTCCAAAAGGCAACACCACACTGCTCAAGTTCCAACCTTGTTGCCACCCCAACATGCCcccaagaagaagaagaagaagcctaAGAAGAAGAGGACCGATACTCAAACCCCAGTTGAAGAGAATACCGATTCGAGCTCGGAATCGGCGCTCCGACTTGAATCGGCCTCCTACTACCCGTTCACGTCTTCCAGCAGCTTTATGCAGAGAAAGATCAAACAGCAGTACGATGAACTTGTCAAATGCAACCACTTGAAGAAACTGACACTGCCGCag GTTGTACATTTTGCTAATAGTCTGGTTGACGCTAGAAATGAACTTCAGCACAA AGCTGATGTGATTCAACGTAAGTTTGTAATAACGAAGGCTTTACTATGCAAGGCAGATAGATCTTCTTTTGATCGCCTTCATCAACAG aTATACAAGCTAGAATTAGAGCAAAAACGTTTAGAAGAGGACGCCTTTGTTTATAACTCACTTCAACAACAGCTTAAACTCTCACCAGCATACCAAAAG ATGCTTGAACTTGGAGCTTGCATGGAAAAGGAAAAAGCAAGTGGACTAGGAGAGAACAGAGATGATGATTTTGCTGACATTTCTTTTGAAGAATTATTAGCACGGGAGAAGAAAGATTCGTTTTG GCAAAAAAATGGGAAATCAAGATTATGCTCCAGCTAA
- the LOC137835859 gene encoding beta-galactosidase 1-like codes for MCFKLKMWNLLLLLVSSLIASAEASVSYDSKAITINGQRRILISGSIHYPRSTPEMWPDLIQKAKEGGLDVIQTYVFWNGHEPSPGQYYFEGNYDLVKFIKLVQQAGLYVNLRIGPYVCAEWNFGGFPVWLKYIPGISFRTDNEPFKYQMQKFTTKIVDLMKAERLYETQGGPIIMSQIENEYGPIEYEIGGAGKAYTNWAADMAMALGTGVPWIMCKQDDTPDPLINTCNGFYCDYFSPNKAYKPKMWTEAWTGWFTEFGGPVPHRPAEDLAFSVARFLQKGGSFINYYMYHGGTNFGRTAGGPFIATSYDYDAPLDEYGLLRQPKWGHLKDLHRAIKLCEPALVSGDPTVTKIGNYQEAHVFKSKLGACAAFLANYNPKSYATVAFGSMHYNLPPWSISILPDCKHTIYNTARVGSQSAQMKMTAVPIHGGLSWLSFNEETTTTDDSSFTMTGLLEQLNTTRDLSDYLWYSTDVVLDPNEGFLINGKEPVLTVFSAGHALHVFINGQLSGTSYGSLNFPKLTFSEGVKLRAGVNKISLLSVAVGLPNVGPHFETWNAGVLGPISLSGLNEGRRDLSWQKWSYKVGLKGETLSLHSLSGSSSVEWIQGSLVSRRQPLTWYKTTFDAPAGTAPLALDMDSMGKGQVWLNGQNLGRFWPAYKAAGACDHCDYAGTYNENKCRSNCGEASQRWYHVPQSWLKPTGNLLVVFEELGGDPNGIFLVRRDIDSVCADIYEWQPNLISYQMQVAGKPPVRPKVHLTCSPGQKISSIKFASFGTPVGSCGNFHEGSCHAHKSYDAFERNCVGQNWCTVTVSPENFGGDPCPNVMKKLSVEAICT; via the exons ATGTGCTTCAAGCTCAAAATGTGGAACCTGCTGCTGCTTCTTGTTTCTTCTCTCATTGCTTCTGCTGAGGCCTCAGTGTCCTATGACTCAAAGGCTATCACCATTAATGGCCAGAGAAGGATCCTCATTTCTGGATCCATTCATTACCCAAGGAGCACCCCTGAG ATGTGGCCAGATCTTATTCAGAAGGCCAAGGAGGGAGGGTTGGATGTTATTCAGACTTATGTTTTCTGGAACGGGCACGAGCCTTCACCTGGCCAG TATTATTTTGAGGGGAACTATGATCTGGTGAAGTTCATAAAGCTGGTGCAGCAAGCGGGCCTTTATGTTAATCTCAGGATTGGCCCTTATGTCTGTGCTGAGTGGAACTTTGG GGGTTTCCCTGTTTGGCTAAAGTACATTCCAGGAATCAGCTTCAGAACAGACAATGAACCTTTTAAG TATCAAATGCAAAAATTTACCACCAAGATTGTTGATTTGATGAAAGCAGAGAGGTTATATGAGACTCAGGGAGGTCCAATAATTATGTCCCAG ATTGAAAATGAATATGGACCTATAGAGTATGAAATTGGTGGTGCTGGTAAAGCTTATACTAATTGGGCAGCAGATATGGCTATGGCACTTGGTACTGGGGTTCCATGGATCATGTGCAAGCAAGATGACACTCCTGATCCTCTT ATTAACACTTGCAATGGCTTCTACTGTGATTATTTCTCTCCAAATAAGGCTTACAAGCCAAAGATGTGGACAGAAGCTTGGACTGGCTG GTTTACTGAGTTTGGAGGTCCGGTTCCTCATCGACCTGCTGAAGACTTGGCATTTTCAGTTGCAAGGTTTCTACAGAAAGGAGGATCATTCATAAACTATTACATG TATCATGGGGGAACAAACTTCGGTCGAACTGCTGGTGGTCCCTTTATTGCAACAAGCTATGATTATGATGCACCACTTGATGAATATG GTTTGCTCAGGCAACCAAAGTGGGGTCATCTGAAGGATTTACACAGAGCAATAAAACTGTGTGAACCAGCCTTAGTATCGGGAGATCCTACCGTAACAAAGATTGGAAACTATCAAGAG GCTCATGTGTTTAAATCAAAGTTGGGAGCTTGTGCTGCATTCCTTGCAAACTATAACCCAAAATCTTATGCAACAGTGGCATTTGGAAGTATGCATTACAACTTGCCTCCTTGGTCTATAAGCATTCTTCCTGACTGCAAGCACACTATTTATAACACTGCAAGG GTTGGTTCTCAGAGTGCCCAGATGAAGATGACTGCTGTTCCTATTCATGGCGGACTCTCTTGGCTATCATTCAATGAAGAAACGACTACTACTGATGATAGTTCCTTCACCATGACTGGCCTGTTAGAGCAGTTAAATACAACAAGAGATTTATCTGACTACTTGTGGTACTCTACAGA TGTTGTGCTTGATCCCAATGAAGGATTTCTGATAAACGGAAAGGAACCTGTTCTTACTGTGTTTTCTGCTGGGCATGCTTTGCATGTTTTTATAAATGGTCAACTATCAG GAACTTCATACGGAAGCTTAAATTTTCCTAAACTAACATTTAGTGAAGGAGTGAAGCTCAGAGCCGGTGTTAACAAGATCTCTCTTCTAAGTGTTGCAGTTGGACTCCCG AATGTTGGTCCTCATTTCGAAACATGGAATGCCGGTGTTCTTGGCCCAATTTCATTAAGTGGTCTCAACGAAGGGAGAAGGGACTTGTCTTGGCAGAAATGGTCTTACAAG GTTGGTCTTAAAGGTGAAACCTTGAGTCTTCACTCTCTTAGTGGAAGTTCCTCAGTGGAGTGGATTCAGGGATCTTTAGTTTCTAGAAGACAGCCTTTGACTTGGTACAAA ACAACTTTCGATGCGCCGGCTGGGACTGCACCATTGGCTTTAGACATGGACAGCATGGGTAAAGGTCAAGTGTGGTTAAATGGACAGAATCTTGGCCGCTTCTGGCCTGCTTATAAAGCTGCCGGTGCCTGTGATCATTGTGACTATGCTGGAACTTATAATGAGAATAAATGCAGAAGTAATTGTGGCGAGGCCTCTCAAAGATG GTATCATGTTCCTCAGTCATGGCTAAAGCCTACAGGAAATTTATTGGTTGTGTTTGAAGAACTAGGTGGAGATCCCAATGGAATCTTTTTGGTTAGAAGGGATATAGATAGTGTGTGTGCTGATATCTATGAGTGGCAGCCTAACCTTATAAGCTATCAGATGCAAGTTGCTGGCAAACCACCTGTGAGACCAAAAGTTCATTTAACATGTAGCCCTGGACAGAAAATCTCATCAATCAAATTTGCCAGCTTTGGTACTCCAGTAGGTTCTTGTGGAAACTTCCATGAAGGAAGCTGTCATGCTCACAAGTCTTATGATGCCTTTGAAAGG AATTGTGTTGGACAAAACTGGTGCACAGTAACAGTATCACCTGAAAATTTTGGAGGAGATCCATGCCCAAATGTCATGAAGAAACTCTCAGTAGAAGCCATTTGTACCTGA
- the LOC137835860 gene encoding uncharacterized protein isoform X1, translated as METLLSLSSSLKFAVRASWDTEQRLPYNRNAPRKLKKNIVSTPTPISTAPITPKRDQYISDLLKRATPLPTLAHVEEEQDETYMGYEKWLPTPPKVVKPRSVFNAATLAYIGDCIYELYARRHFLFPPLSIEEYNVRVMAVVRCEAQDALLQKLLQSNFLSDQERDVLRWGKNIVSSKTKTTKRAGTAVYSRASSLETLVGYLYLTNVNRLEKLMSELGFSVDSSVTLNIEEIIAGELNNR; from the exons ATGGAGACTCTGTTATCGTTATCTTCTTCTCTGAAATTCGCAGTGAGAGCTTCATGGGACACCGAACAGAGACTCCCTTACAACCGCAACGCTCCCAGAAAGCTGAAGAAGAACATCGTTTCCACACCCACTCCTATCTCCACTGCACCAATTACGCCCAAGCGGGACCAATACATTTCGGATCTTCTCAAGCGCGCCACTCCTCTCCCCACTCTAG CGCATGTAGAAGAAGAGCAAGACGAAACTTACATGGGATATGAGAAATGGCTGCCAACTCCACCGAAAGTGGTGAAGCCTCGATCCGTGTTTAACGCCGCTACTCTGGCTTACATCGGTGATTGCATATACGAG CTATACGCCCGTAGGCACTTTTTATTTCCTCCCCTAAGTATTGAAGAATATAATGTTCGGGTTATGGCAGTTGTGCGTTGTGAAGCTCAA GATGCCTTGCTGCAGAAACTTCTCCAAAGTAACTTCTTATCAGATCAGGAGAG GGATGTTCTTCGATGGGGAAAAAACATAGTTTCCAGCAAAACTAAGACCACAAAACGGGCTGGTACAGCTGTGTATAGCAGAGCATCTTCACTAGAAACATTA GTTGGTTATCTGTATTTGACAAATGTAAATCGCTTGGAAAAGCTAATGTCAGAGTTGGGATTCTCAGTTGACTCTTCAGTGACTTTGAATATTGAGGAAATAATA GCAGGTGAGTTGAACAATAGATGA
- the LOC137835860 gene encoding uncharacterized protein isoform X2 yields METLLSLSSSLKFAVRASWDTEQRLPYNRNAPRKLKKNIVSTPTPISTAPITPKRDQYISDLLKRATPLPTLAHVEEEQDETYMGYEKWLPTPPKVVKPRSVFNAATLAYIGDCIYELYARRHFLFPPLSIEEYNVRVMAVVRCEAQDALLQKLLQSNFLSDQERDVLRWGKNIVSSKTKTTKRAGTAVYSRASSLETLPVL; encoded by the exons ATGGAGACTCTGTTATCGTTATCTTCTTCTCTGAAATTCGCAGTGAGAGCTTCATGGGACACCGAACAGAGACTCCCTTACAACCGCAACGCTCCCAGAAAGCTGAAGAAGAACATCGTTTCCACACCCACTCCTATCTCCACTGCACCAATTACGCCCAAGCGGGACCAATACATTTCGGATCTTCTCAAGCGCGCCACTCCTCTCCCCACTCTAG CGCATGTAGAAGAAGAGCAAGACGAAACTTACATGGGATATGAGAAATGGCTGCCAACTCCACCGAAAGTGGTGAAGCCTCGATCCGTGTTTAACGCCGCTACTCTGGCTTACATCGGTGATTGCATATACGAG CTATACGCCCGTAGGCACTTTTTATTTCCTCCCCTAAGTATTGAAGAATATAATGTTCGGGTTATGGCAGTTGTGCGTTGTGAAGCTCAA GATGCCTTGCTGCAGAAACTTCTCCAAAGTAACTTCTTATCAGATCAGGAGAG GGATGTTCTTCGATGGGGAAAAAACATAGTTTCCAGCAAAACTAAGACCACAAAACGGGCTGGTACAGCTGTGTATAGCAGAGCATCTTCACTAGAAACATTA CCTGTTCTCTGA
- the LOC137835861 gene encoding protein FLX-like 3, whose amino-acid sequence MASRHRVHREPLNGRRGYPPDGPYARGPPMPRPPPIPPHPAVLEEELEFQHVELRRLVADNRRLIDDRMALQRDLAAAKEELHRMNLAIGDIRAEHEAHSRELVEKGMKMEADLRANEPLKNDVMQLRAEVQKLNNLKQELTGKVQTLTQDVARLQADNQQIPMMRAEMDGLHQELVRARTMVDYEKKANIEFMEQRQSMEKNLVSMAREVEKLRAELASSDGRHWGAGMSGGPYGTKFGSPEGFPTPYSDGYGVHLGAADKAPLYGASAATRKGHEKPRMNRR is encoded by the exons ATGGCATCGAGACACCGTGTTCACAGAGAACCCTTGAATGGCAGAAGGGGGTATCCGCCGGATGGGCCTTATGCTCGCGGGCCTCCGATGCCGCGGCCACCGCCGATTCCTCCTCATCCGGCTGTGCTGGAAGAGGAACTTGAGTTTCAGCATGTTGAGTTGCGGAGGTTGGTGGCAGACAACAGGAGGTTGATTGATGACCGCATGGCGTTGCAGCGGGACCTTGCGGCCGCGAAGGAGGAGCTTCATCGTATGAATCTTGCAATCGGTGATATTCGCGCTGAGCATGAGGCGCATTCGAGGGAGCTTGTTGAGAAAGGCATGAAGATGGAGGCTGACCTTAGGGCAAATGAGCCCTTGAAGAATGATGTCATGCAACTGCGGGCTGAAGTTCAGAAACTTAATAATCTCAAACAAGAGCTGACCGGGAAGGTTCAGACACTCACACAAGATGTTGCAAGGTTACAAGCAGATAATCAGCAGATTCCTATGATGAGAGCTGAGATGGATGGCCTGCACCAAGAGCTAGTGCGTGCCAG AACCATGGTGGATTATGAAAAGAAGGCAAACATAGAGTTCATGGAACAGAGGCAGTCCATggaaaaaaatttggtttccaTGGCTCGGGAAGTTGAGAAATTACGTGCTGAGCTTGCTAGTTCCGATGGAAGACATTGGGGTGCTGGTATGTCAG GTGGGCCATATGGAACAAAATTTGGTAGCCCAGAGGGTTTTCCAACTCCATATTCAGATGGATATGGCGTTCACTTG GGTGCTGCAGATAAAGCTCCTCTGTATGGAGCGAGTGCTGCTACAAGAAAGGGACACGAGAAGCCTCGCATGAATCGTCGTTGA